In Deltaproteobacteria bacterium, the following proteins share a genomic window:
- a CDS encoding tetratricopeptide repeat protein, translating into MTRDIARRWRLVAVGVLGVNLLLVLGCSGSRRSVPATAWDRDTEAGKAAFAHGHYEEASRRFTAALAKAESFGAQDARLATSLNNLAAVDRVQRRYAEAEALDRRALTIQEMALGSMHPFVATTLNGLADSVRAQGRPAEAEPLAKRVVAIREQVLGREHPEVAAALNNLGLICAAQGRWAEAEPYYQRALAIYEQQLGRSDPAVARVLDNYAALLRRSPRAAEAGALEARARAIRAAQPAGNLSN; encoded by the coding sequence ATGACAAGGGACATAGCAAGGCGGTGGCGGTTGGTTGCCGTGGGTGTGCTCGGTGTGAACTTGCTCTTGGTGCTCGGATGTTCGGGCTCGCGCAGATCCGTTCCGGCCACCGCATGGGATCGAGATACCGAGGCGGGCAAGGCCGCGTTCGCGCACGGTCACTACGAGGAAGCCAGCCGGCGGTTTACCGCCGCGTTAGCGAAAGCCGAGTCGTTCGGTGCGCAGGATGCGCGGCTGGCGACCAGCCTGAACAACCTCGCGGCGGTAGATCGTGTGCAACGGCGATATGCCGAGGCCGAAGCGCTCGACCGGCGGGCCCTGACGATTCAGGAAATGGCGTTGGGCAGTATGCACCCGTTTGTCGCCACCACGCTGAACGGTCTTGCCGATAGCGTGCGTGCCCAGGGCCGGCCGGCGGAGGCCGAGCCGCTGGCCAAACGTGTCGTGGCGATTCGCGAGCAGGTGCTCGGCCGCGAGCATCCGGAGGTGGCCGCGGCGCTCAACAACTTGGGGTTGATCTGTGCGGCGCAGGGACGTTGGGCCGAAGCTGAGCCGTATTATCAGCGGGCGCTGGCGATTTACGAGCAGCAGCTGGGTCGCAGCGACCCGGCGGTGGCGCGAGTGCTGGATAACTACGCCGCGCTGCTGCGGCGCAGCCCGCGCGCCGCCGAGGCCGGGGCACTGGAGGCGCGGGCGCGCGCGATTCGCGCGGCGCAACCAGCGGGCAACCTCTCGAATTGA
- a CDS encoding CBS domain-containing protein, whose product MNVGSWMTRNPETIGSRDTLALAQEKMTAGRFRRLPVIDPAGKLIGILSERDLRAHLGYLPSTHVDAAMTEKPITVRPDQPIEAAAAVLLERKIGGLPVVSEAGELLGIITETDLLRGLLRRVSGGEDASAQIDFQLAAPEQTVAPAIKAVEAAGGTILGFGTLRLDEPGSARAFYLRVRAANTAALADALRGGGYTVVAIHEPRGA is encoded by the coding sequence ATGAACGTGGGCAGCTGGATGACTCGTAACCCGGAAACGATCGGTTCTCGGGACACGCTGGCGCTGGCGCAAGAGAAGATGACCGCCGGGCGCTTTCGCCGCCTACCGGTGATCGACCCCGCCGGTAAACTGATCGGCATCCTCAGCGAGCGCGACCTACGCGCCCACCTCGGCTACCTCCCCAGCACCCACGTTGACGCGGCTATGACCGAAAAACCGATTACTGTGCGGCCCGATCAGCCGATCGAGGCCGCCGCCGCCGTTTTGCTGGAACGGAAGATCGGCGGCCTGCCGGTGGTAAGCGAAGCCGGCGAACTGCTCGGCATCATCACCGAAACCGATCTGCTCAGAGGGCTGCTGCGCCGCGTGAGCGGAGGCGAGGACGCCAGTGCGCAGATCGACTTCCAGCTCGCCGCACCCGAGCAGACCGTTGCCCCAGCCATCAAAGCCGTGGAGGCGGCGGGCGGCACCATCCTCGGCTTCGGCACCCTACGCCTGGATGAGCCGGGCAGTGCGCGAGCCTTCTATCTCAGGGTGCGGGCGGCCAATACCGCCGCGCTGGCGGACGCCCTGCGCGGTGGCGGTTACACCGTGGTCGCCATCCACGAGCCGCGCGGCGCATAG
- a CDS encoding enoyl-CoA hydratase/isomerase family protein translates to MGYEQILYEVSDHIATITLNRPDKLNAWTIRMAAEVRHAMFQADGDDTVRVIVVTGAGKAYCAGADMNMLQGLQLDGAATALSVDDASLSVSMDLSLPAAFRGEYSYPLGLHKPVIAAVNGVAVGLGFSYMLYYDLRIASERARFGTVFARRGLVAEHGSAWLLPRLIGMHHACDLLYSARIINADEAQRMGLLNRVVPHDSLMAAVREAATEMATLCSTRSLRVMKRQLYGDLFKDLGAAMEEADTEMLLSFGSDDFREGVASFMERRPPRFTGR, encoded by the coding sequence ATGGGCTACGAGCAGATCCTCTACGAGGTCAGCGACCACATCGCCACGATTACGCTCAACCGGCCGGACAAACTCAACGCCTGGACGATAAGGATGGCGGCCGAGGTCCGCCACGCGATGTTCCAGGCCGATGGCGATGACACGGTGCGGGTGATCGTGGTGACCGGTGCCGGCAAGGCTTACTGCGCCGGCGCCGATATGAATATGCTCCAGGGGTTGCAGCTCGACGGCGCCGCGACGGCGCTGAGCGTGGATGATGCGTCACTGAGCGTGTCGATGGATTTGTCGCTTCCGGCCGCCTTCCGCGGCGAGTACAGTTACCCGCTCGGGTTGCACAAGCCAGTGATCGCCGCCGTCAACGGGGTCGCGGTCGGGCTGGGGTTTTCGTACATGCTCTACTACGACCTGCGCATCGCCTCCGAGCGCGCCCGCTTCGGTACCGTGTTTGCCCGCCGCGGCCTGGTGGCGGAGCACGGCAGCGCCTGGCTGCTGCCCCGGCTGATCGGCATGCACCACGCCTGCGACTTGTTGTACTCGGCGCGCATCATCAACGCCGACGAAGCCCAGCGTATGGGCCTGCTCAATCGCGTCGTCCCGCACGACTCACTGATGGCCGCCGTGCGCGAGGCGGCCACGGAGATGGCGACGCTGTGCTCGACACGCTCGCTTCGGGTCATGAAGCGCCAGCTCTACGGTGATCTGTTCAAGGATCTGGGCGCAGCGATGGAGGAAGCCGACACGGAGATGTTGCTGAGTTTTGGAAGCGACGACTTCCGCGAAGGCGTGGCGTCGTTTATGGAGCGACGGCCGCCGCGTTTCACCGGGCGCTAG